The Filimonas lacunae genomic sequence CCTATGGTAGCTGCCGTCGTAGACCTTCCCGGCAAAGGCAATCATCCCTATGCTTTGCAGGTACCTTTTGATAATGATATGTGGGCCCGCTATCATGCACAGGAACTGGGCAACAGCAGCTTTACCAGCAGCGAAGTAACCGCACTATATAACAACGACACGTATGCAGGTATAGTGCTGGGATCACTGGAGCAGGATGTATGGAAATCAGGCATCGGCTTTTCTACCGGTAACGAAACAAAGCCCCCTTCGATGATACTCTATGCCGGCCTGGCCGACTCCATTATCACTCACGACCGTTGTGAACATGGTGCTGTGTTACCTCAAAACGGTTACTGTACTTCACCCAAAATGATGGTGGGCTTTTTTGACGACTGGCGCAATGGCATGGAAACCTATGCACGCCTGCACCTGAAATACGAACCACGCATAGTGTTTAGCTGGAACCAGGCCACCCCTATGGGCTGGAACAGCTGGGGCGCTATACAGGATAAGATCAGCTACAACAAAGCCGCCGCTGTAACCCGCTTTTTCGTGGACAGCTGCCAGGCTTTCCGCAATGCAGACAACAGCCTGTTCATTGACCTGGACTCATTCTGGGATAACATGGTAGAAGGTGGCCTAGACGGCAACACTAATAAGCTACAGCAGTTTGTAGCCTATTGTAAAAAGAACGGTTTTAAACCCGGCATTTACTGGGGGCCGTTTACCGACTGGGGCAAGTACGATCGCGCCATAGAAGGCTCCTCCTTTCAATACCAGCAAACCTGGACACAACAGAATGGCAAATTTGTAGACACCGATGGTGGTCGCGCTATGGACCCCACCCATCCCGGAACACGCGACAGAGTACGCTACACCCTATCCCACCTGGTAAAGCTGGGCTTCCAGATGATTAAGATCGATTTTTTATCACATGGAGCTATCGAAGGCGACTATTTCTACGACCCTACCGTTACCACCGGCATGCAAGCCTACCGCAAGGGTATGGAACTGGTAGACAGTGTATTGGATGGTAAAATGCTGGTATACGCCGCTATATCGCCCAACATTGCCACAGCCCGCTATGTACACATGCGCCGTATTGCCTGCGATGCTTTCAGCGCTATTGACAATACCGAGTACACTTTAAACAGCACCGGCTATGGCTGGTGGCAAAACCAGCTGTATAACTATATAGATGCCGATCATGTTGTTTTTGGCACTGCCCCCGACAATATGAACCGTGCCCGCCTGGCTTCCTCGCTGGTTACAGGCACGCTCACTACCGGTGATGATTTTTCATCAAAAGGCAAATGGACCAGCATGGCCCTGCAATTGCTGCAGAACAAAGCACTGCTTACTATCGCTAAAAACGGGAAAAGCTTTCGCCCGGTTGACGCCAACACCGGCAATAAAGGAGTGAATGTGTTTACACAGGAAATAAACGGACAACGCTATATTGCCG encodes the following:
- a CDS encoding alpha-galactosidase, whose amino-acid sequence is MKYFFLLLVSGTGMLISTSCQARPKSTDTLNIPFGARGRIIYHLQQGTYSVLQNEIATVHNAYALCQSRQQDYDSRNPGTHTYTQTTASTPAGKATVYTITHQSNNGQLQQLFYIYPHQNYFITQVRVKSEQTGCNKISPMVAAVVDLPGKGNHPYALQVPFDNDMWARYHAQELGNSSFTSSEVTALYNNDTYAGIVLGSLEQDVWKSGIGFSTGNETKPPSMILYAGLADSIITHDRCEHGAVLPQNGYCTSPKMMVGFFDDWRNGMETYARLHLKYEPRIVFSWNQATPMGWNSWGAIQDKISYNKAAAVTRFFVDSCQAFRNADNSLFIDLDSFWDNMVEGGLDGNTNKLQQFVAYCKKNGFKPGIYWGPFTDWGKYDRAIEGSSFQYQQTWTQQNGKFVDTDGGRAMDPTHPGTRDRVRYTLSHLVKLGFQMIKIDFLSHGAIEGDYFYDPTVTTGMQAYRKGMELVDSVLDGKMLVYAAISPNIATARYVHMRRIACDAFSAIDNTEYTLNSTGYGWWQNQLYNYIDADHVVFGTAPDNMNRARLASSLVTGTLTTGDDFSSKGKWTSMALQLLQNKALLTIAKNGKSFRPVDANTGNKGVNVFTQEINGQRYIAVFNYTDKEQEYHIPLQRAGVLSKTPQQATELFSNSPIPLNNNSLQVTIPASDAVIYRLNKL